From the genome of Deferribacteraceae bacterium V6Fe1:
TTTTCCTTTCTTTTGCGATATCAAGCCCAAGTGAGCTTGCAGTCTTAAAATCATAAGCCATGATATTGAGCTTAAGGGAATCTTTGAAAAGTAGAAAAAAGCAAAACGACAAAACAAGAAAAAGAGTAAAAACCCTTTCGTAGGAAACAACATAAAATCCACCCATCAGCCAGAAAATGATTGAGCCGATAGATTCATCAAAGTAATACTTTAAAAAGCTTATAATTGCCGAGCAAATTATATTTACAATAATACCTGCAAGAATTACAGTTGTGTAATGAAAAGATTTATCCATACTTGTCAATTTGAAAATAGCAAACAGACCAGCTATGGCAAAAGCTATTGCAACTAAAGGGATTGACAGTAGATTTAACCCTAACCCAATGCTTATGGCTGCACCAAGTGCTGCTGATGCAGAAATTCCGGTAGTAAAGCCGTCGGCTAATGGGTTTCTTAATATTAATTGCAAAATTGAGCCACTAAGTGCAAGCATCCCTCCTATTAGGAAAGCTGTTAACACTCTTGGTAATCTGATATCTAACAGTAGCCGTATTGTTAGGTTGTCAAAACTCACAGCACCGTTTATTAATGAAAAAATGAAAATTATCACTGTAATTGCAATGACTAAAAAAAGATTTTTCATTTAAAATTTATCCCACCATCTTTTGCGGCATCTTTTAGATGTTCTACAAAAATTCTTGCAAAAGCATCATTAGAACCAAGCCCTTCGATAATTGGTACGACATCTATCTCTTCTCTTTTCAAAATGTTTTTCCATGAGTCAGGCTCATCCCCAGCCATATCATTGCTTGCATGGTCACCTGCAACCACCATAAAAGGTTTTAGGACAACTTTCTTGATATTGTATTTTTTTAGTTTTGCAATTACATCATTTAGGGTTGGATACCCTTCTACTGTCCCTATAAATGTTTTTACATCGGGATATTCTTTATTAAACTCCTCTTCTGTTTCAATATAACTGCCTGTTGAATAATACTCGTTTCCGTGCCCCATATAAACAAGTGCTGCTTTATGTTCTTTTGCTAATTCCGCATCACCCCTTAATGCCATTACAACTGTTTTTATATCTTCGTGATAGTCATATTTATCTCCATATGTGCCAAGCGCAGGACGTCCTACTGCAATCTTTTGAAATGGTTTCCATCTGTTTTTGATAGTCTGAATGGAATTTAATGCTCTTACATATTCCAATAAATCAGAAAACTCTTCGCCGTGATAAATATGTGTTGGCTGAATTACTATGTTTTTGTACCCTTCATCGGATAACTCCCCTAATGTTGCCACGATACCCTTAACATTCAAAATCTCTTTGGGTACACCTTTATTTAGCCATTCGTCAGGATTTTTACCCCTTTTTTGCCAGATGTTTCTTATAATATTGGATGTAAATGTCACTCTTACTTCTGTTTCAGGAAACTCTTTTTTTACCAGATTAATTATGTTGATAATTGATTTTAGGCCAGAAAGGTAGGTTGTACCAAAACTTGCAATTACAATTGCATTTTTTTTACTTTTGTTCTCATCCATTTTTGCCATAGCTACTCCTGATGTTATAAAAATACTTAACATAAAAAGAATAAGGTATTTTTTCATTTAATTACCTCCGAATAATCTTTTTTATGATGCAATTGTCGCTTAAAAAGTGAAAATGTGTATAACAAGCAAGCGTGTTATTATTTACAAACCCATCTCTATATTCTTCACCACTTGTAAGTTTTGTAATTTTAAATACATATTCTTCAAGACAATCTTTAACTTTTGAATAATGGAACTCATGCCCAACAAAACAATCTGCTTTATCAAAAAAATTTGTTTTCTTTAAAGCTGTTGCTTTTATATATCCAAGAGCTTGCCTTTTATCAGTCATTTCTACTGTTACATTAAAAACATTGCACATCTCAAAAAAGTTATCGCCAACTTGCACACCTTTAGACAAAAACATCATCCCCCCACACTCTGCAAATATAGGGATACCTTGTTTAGAAACTTTTCTTATGTATGCCTTTAATTCCTTGTTATTTGAAAGTTTTTCTGCAAATAGCTCCGGATATCCGCCACCAAAATAAATAAAATCAGGATTTTCAGGTAATTCATTTTTTAAAGGGGAAAAATTTATAATCTGATATCCATTTTCTTCCAAAAAATCTATATTATCTTGATAATAAAAGTTAAATGCTTCATCAAATGCGATATAAGCTTTTTTATCTTTCTTGATTTGAGAAGCTCCGAATAGAGATACTTTTTCGCAATTATAATTTATATTTTCATATATTTGATTCACATCAACATAATTTAAAAATGTATCTACAATTTCATCGTAAAAACTCTCTTTAGTCTCCAATGCGGTATAAATACCTAAATGTCTTGAAGATAAATTTAAGTTTTGTAATTTAGGTATTGCACCAAATACTTTTATACCCGTATGGTACTCTATCGCATCAGTTAGCATTTTTTCGTGTCTTTTTGAGCCCACATTGTTTAAAATCACACCGGCTACATTAATATTTTCACCTAAATTTATTAGACCATTTACCCTTGCAGCGACTGTAAAGGATGTGGAGCTTACATCCAAAACAAGTATAATCGGGACATTTAACAATTTTGCTATTTCGTATGTACTGCCGGAAAAGGTTTTATAATCAATACCGTCATAAAAGCCCATAACACCTTCTATTACGGCTATATCGCTTTTATTGAGATTAGATAAAAAAATGGATTTAACCCTGTCAGGACTCACTAAAATTGTATCAAGGTTGTATGCGTTATTACCTGTTGCATACTTTAAATGAAGGGTATCAATATAATCAGGTCCACATTTAAATGGTAAAACTGCTTTATGATTTCCTGAAAAATACCTTGAAAGGAAAAGTGTAAATAGACTCTTCCCTGATCCACTTTTATCAGATGCTATTAAAACAGCTTTTTTTATCACTCACACTCTCCAGTCTCGTATTTGAGACCGAAGAGCTATTAATTTCCCGCACTCCGGTCCCAATACCCGGGGACACTTCCACCCAAATTTTAGGGTGAGGCTCAGGTCTTCTGGCTCGCTTTCATCCTACTCGCCCGCCTTCCCGCTAAGCTTAAACAGTTAAGCTTAGCAGTGGCATAATGGGCTTTCGTCCAGCTCACAGCTGCGGGTACAGCACCGGATTTTCACCGGACTTCCCTTGTGCCTGTTAATTTAATACTAAAATTAAAAATTTTTTTCAATTATTTTCTTGAAATTTAGAATTAGTTTAACTATTTTCACTTTCATGCAAATTAAAGTCATCGATCTTGAAAAAAAATTTGGAAACACTAAGGCGTTAAATTGTATTAATTTCACAATAGAGAGTAATACTATCACAGCTCTTCTTGGCCCAAATGGAGCAGGAAAAACTACCACCATAAATATCCTAACAGGTTTGCTTACTCCTGATAACGGAGAAATATACTATGGAAACATGATGTTTATTAACAATAACAATAAAATAAAAAAGATAATAGGTGTTGTACCTCAACATAATAATATCGACAGAGATCTTACTGTTTATCAAAATTTATTGATACACGCCATACTTTTCGGGCTTAAAAAAGATGAAATAGATAATAGAATAAATGAGATTTTAGAGTTTACAGGGCTCAACAACAACAGAAACAAAAAAGCAGGGAAATTATCCGGAGGGATGAAAAGAAGGCTTGTGATTGGGAGAGCACTATTACACGCTCCTAAAATACTTTTTTTAGATGAACCAACAGTTGGGCTTGACCCTGCAACGAGAAGACATATCTGGGATTTTGTCAAAAATATTAATAAAAATTTCGGTTGTACAGTAGTGCTGACTACACACTATATTGAAGAAGCCGAGCTACTATCAAATTATGTGTATTTTATTGATAAAGGTAAAATTATAAAGCATGGTGAGCCAGAAAATCTAAGAAATCAGATGGGTAAATATGTCTTGGA
Proteins encoded in this window:
- a CDS encoding sirohydrochlorin cobaltochelatase, with translation MKKYLILFMLSIFITSGVAMAKMDENKSKKNAIVIASFGTTYLSGLKSIINIINLVKKEFPETEVRVTFTSNIIRNIWQKRGKNPDEWLNKGVPKEILNVKGIVATLGELSDEGYKNIVIQPTHIYHGEEFSDLLEYVRALNSIQTIKNRWKPFQKIAVGRPALGTYGDKYDYHEDIKTVVMALRGDAELAKEHKAALVYMGHGNEYYSTGSYIETEEEFNKEYPDVKTFIGTVEGYPTLNDVIAKLKKYNIKKVVLKPFMVVAGDHASNDMAGDEPDSWKNILKREEIDVVPIIEGLGSNDAFARIFVEHLKDAAKDGGINFK
- a CDS encoding cobyrinate a,c-diamide synthase — protein: MIKKAVLIASDKSGSGKSLFTLFLSRYFSGNHKAVLPFKCGPDYIDTLHLKYATGNNAYNLDTILVSPDRVKSIFLSNLNKSDIAVIEGVMGFYDGIDYKTFSGSTYEIAKLLNVPIILVLDVSSTSFTVAARVNGLINLGENINVAGVILNNVGSKRHEKMLTDAIEYHTGIKVFGAIPKLQNLNLSSRHLGIYTALETKESFYDEIVDTFLNYVDVNQIYENINYNCEKVSLFGASQIKKDKKAYIAFDEAFNFYYQDNIDFLEENGYQIINFSPLKNELPENPDFIYFGGGYPELFAEKLSNNKELKAYIRKVSKQGIPIFAECGGMMFLSKGVQVGDNFFEMCNVFNVTVEMTDKRQALGYIKATALKKTNFFDKADCFVGHEFHYSKVKDCLEEYVFKITKLTSGEEYRDGFVNNNTLACYTHFHFLSDNCIIKKIIRR
- a CDS encoding ABC transporter ATP-binding protein; protein product: MQIKVIDLEKKFGNTKALNCINFTIESNTITALLGPNGAGKTTTINILTGLLTPDNGEIYYGNMMFINNNNKIKKIIGVVPQHNNIDRDLTVYQNLLIHAILFGLKKDEIDNRINEILEFTGLNNNRNKKAGKLSGGMKRRLVIGRALLHAPKILFLDEPTVGLDPATRRHIWDFVKNINKNFGCTVVLTTHYIEEAELLSNYVYFIDKGKIIKHGEPENLRNQMGKYVLEIFENGKTIEEYFDTKKDALERLNQLNDIDSAKIREVNLEDVYLKITGKRIDI
- a CDS encoding iron ABC transporter permease; this translates as MKNLFLVIAITVIIFIFSLINGAVSFDNLTIRLLLDIRLPRVLTAFLIGGMLALSGSILQLILRNPLADGFTTGISASAALGAAISIGLGLNLLSIPLVAIAFAIAGLFAIFKLTSMDKSFHYTTVILAGIIVNIICSAIISFLKYYFDESIGSIIFWLMGGFYVVSYERVFTLFLVLSFCFFLLFKDSLKLNIMAYDFKTASSLGLDIAKERKKLFVIVAVLIAFAVSFSGIIGFVGLIIPHIVRGLFKPDMKTHLLYSTLFGANFLLLSDTFCRIVIPSGAELPVGVATSFIGGIFFIFLMKYRLKSIWYG